In one Juglans regia cultivar Chandler chromosome 11, Walnut 2.0, whole genome shotgun sequence genomic region, the following are encoded:
- the LOC118349852 gene encoding F-box/kelch-repeat protein At3g23880-like — protein MNNDDFPDDLLLQILLWLPVISLSRFKCVCKSWYAFISDQTFIYKHLLHTQSPSNRNKNALFLVNRRDKITSKLVVSTLSYETLQVSLAQVPLPTPYSGIMDKRAQMYIVGSCNGLVCLHDNSSWNNTLLWNPATKETKVVPISNMPRLSADYDFVDFNGIGFGFDAKTHDYKIIKNFRLYEPDSYLDPYFPMFCMYHSEVYSLRTNSWRQIDSVPCHIWDSTRGMRTNQNGIGTWWASGNGDTNWQGIMSFDITNEVFIKTPLPDGSDIGYANDKYLECFLLNELVALGISWKAVVEEGSQMWWDIWLLHEYGVTESWTKLFRVGPLTGVFQPLQYWRNDIIFWEKDDGQLALYDPSTKEMTNLQIDGELLSLQIIPYMESLVSISGANDIV, from the coding sequence ATGAACAACGACGACTTTCCAGACGACTTGCTGTTACAGATTCTGCTATGGCTGCCCGTTATTTCTTTATCGCGATTTAAGTGCGTCTGCAAATCCTGGTACGCCTTCATTTCAGATCAAACCTTCATCTATAAACACCTCCTCCACACTCAGTCCCCTTCCAACAGGAACAAGAATGCCCTTTTTCTCGTTAACCGGCGTGATAAAATCACCTCTAAACTTGTCGTCTCCACACTTTCTTACGAAACTCTCCAAGTATCCCTCGCGCAGGTACCGCTACCTACACCATATTCTGGAATTATGGACAAGAGAGCACAGATGTATATCGTGGGCTCCTGTAATGGTCTTGTTTGTCTTCATGATAACAGCAGTTGGAATAATACTCTATTATGGAACCCCGCAACTAAAGAAACAAAGGTTGTCCCCATATCAAACATGCCCCGTCTTTCTGCCGACTATGATTTTGTTGACTTTAACGGTATCGGGTTTGGTTTCGATGCCAAAACTCACGACTACAAGATAATCAAGAATTTTCGACTCTACGAACCCGACTCTTACTTAGATCCATACTTTCCGATGTTCTGCATGTACCATAGTGAGGTATATAGCTTAAGAACCAATTCTTGGAGACAAATTGACAGCGTCCCTTGTCATATTTGGGATTCTACTAGAGGTATGAGGACAAACCAGAATGGAATAGGTACTTGGTGGGCATCGGGTAATGGTGATACAAATTGGCAAGGTATTATGTCATTTGACATAACCAATGAGGTATTCATAAAAACTCCGCTGCCGGATGGTAGCGATATAGGGTATGCTAATGATAAATATCTAGAATGTTTCTTGTTGAATGAATTGGTTGCTTTGGGTATTTCTTGGAAAGCTGTAGTCGAAGAGGGGTCGCAAATGTGGTGGGATATATGGTTGTTGCATGAATATGGGGTTACAGAGTCTTGGACAAAGCTGTTCAGGGTTGGCCCTCTTACTGGAGTTTTTCAACCATTACAATATTGGAGGAATGACATTATATTCTGGGAAAAAGATGATGGACAACTAGCCTTGTATGACCCTTCTACCAAAGAGATGACGAATCTTCAAATTGATGGAGAATTACTCTCGTTGCAGATCATTCCTTACATGGAAAGCCTAGTTTCTATAAGCGGAGCAAATGATATAGTATGA
- the LOC108981173 gene encoding F-box/kelch-repeat protein At3g06240-like, with protein MRTNQNGIGTWWATGNDDTNWQGILSFDITNEVFIKTPLPDGSDIGYANDKYLEYFLLNELVALGISWKAVVEEGSQMWWDIWLLHEYGVTESWTKLFRVGPLTGVFQPLEYWRNDIIFWEKDDGQLALYDPSTKEMTNLQIGGELLSLQIIPYTESLVSISGANDIL; from the coding sequence ATGAGGACAAACCAGAATGGAATAGGTACTTGGTGGGCAACGGGTAATGATGATACAAATTGGCAAGGTATTTTGTCATTTGACATAACCAATGAGGTATTCATAAAAACTCCGCTGCCGGATGGTAGCGATATAGGGTATGCTAATGATAAATATCTAGAATATTTCTTGTTGAATGAATTGGTTGCTTTGGGTATTTCTTGGAAAGCTGTAGTCGAAGAGGGGTCGCAAATGTGGTGGGATATATGGTTGTTGCATGAATATGGGGTTACGGAGTCTTGGACAAAGCTGTTTAGGGTTGGCCCTCTTACTGGAGTTTTTCAACCATTAGAATATTGGAGGAATGACATTATATTCTGGGAAAAAGATGATGGACAACTAGCCTTGTATGACCCTTCTACCAAAGAGATGACGAATCTTCAAATTGGTGGAGAATTACTCTCGTTGCAGATCATTCCTTACACGGAAAGCCTAGTTTCTATAAGCGGAGCAAATGATATATTATGA